The Sandaracinaceae bacterium genome contains a region encoding:
- a CDS encoding esterase, with translation MHGRIERLRLAGRCLEGNPLGDPHERDVYVYVPPTSDSARLPVILLLPGYGSNHLSILSYSPWAKNTVERFDEQVVSGQSPPAILALPDCMTRWGGSQFIDSAGLGRYQSYLVEDVLPAIDAHFPTIPSAEGRAVAGRSSGGFGALRLAMDRPGVVSAVASHAADLAFEVSMRPMFTSAAIGLEQAGGLAAFAERLPNGGPRSAVEFDAAFVLAASAAYSPDRGAPFPHVALPFHMESAAIRTDVFAQWTAHDPLTRAHTVMGGQALAALSLLFVDAGNRDEHGLHFGARALAARCRELGAQLRFEEFDGGHRGTSHRYELSLPLLAEVLTTQRRGH, from the coding sequence ATGCACGGCCGCATCGAACGCCTACGCCTCGCCGGGCGCTGCCTCGAGGGCAACCCCCTGGGCGACCCCCATGAGCGGGACGTCTACGTCTACGTCCCGCCCACCTCGGACTCGGCACGCTTGCCGGTCATTCTCCTGCTGCCCGGCTATGGCAGCAACCACCTCAGCATTCTCTCCTACAGCCCGTGGGCGAAGAACACGGTCGAGCGGTTCGACGAGCAGGTGGTCTCGGGCCAGAGCCCGCCCGCCATCCTCGCCCTCCCCGACTGCATGACGCGCTGGGGCGGCAGCCAGTTCATCGACTCCGCTGGGCTCGGGCGCTACCAGTCGTACCTGGTGGAGGACGTCCTCCCCGCCATCGACGCGCACTTCCCGACCATCCCGAGCGCGGAGGGGCGCGCCGTAGCCGGGCGCAGCAGCGGAGGGTTCGGTGCGCTGCGGCTCGCCATGGACCGCCCGGGGGTGGTGTCCGCCGTCGCCAGCCACGCGGCCGACCTGGCGTTCGAGGTCAGCATGCGCCCGATGTTCACGTCGGCCGCCATCGGCCTCGAGCAGGCTGGGGGGCTCGCGGCGTTCGCGGAGCGGCTGCCGAACGGCGGACCGAGGAGCGCCGTGGAGTTCGACGCGGCGTTCGTGCTGGCGGCGTCAGCCGCGTACTCGCCAGACCGTGGGGCGCCCTTTCCCCACGTCGCGCTCCCGTTCCACATGGAGAGCGCAGCGATCCGCACCGACGTCTTCGCACAGTGGACCGCGCACGACCCCCTCACCCGCGCCCACACCGTCATGGGCGGGCAGGCCCTGGCCGCGTTGTCCCTGCTGTTCGTCGACGCGGGGAACCGCGACGAGCATGGTCTGCACTTCGGCGCACGGGCGCTGGCAGCGCGCTGCCGGGAGCTCGGGGCGCAGCTGCGGTTCGAGGAGTTCGACGGCGGCCACCGCGGCACCTCGCACCGCTACGAGCTCAGCCTGCCGCTCCTGGCCGAGGTCCTGACCACGCAGCGCCGCGGTCACTGA
- a CDS encoding SCP2 sterol-binding domain-containing protein — protein MSTEPLQFLRTTAPALFKKGIEALEAKASAGDARATKTLEAVRSVTGAAFFVADGAGEVYLASKAGEVSVSDSAPDGIPIKFAVGFPAEAAEMVLGEAASEGAIDDPRVAMGVAQIPNPDLDAMLAGKTLTCHLIIEDVPDLGNVTVRIGLNVNEPPATPGFTATLKYTDLEDLREGDINAQQLFMGGKLRMAGDYSVALQVAMGMMAKAQQR, from the coding sequence ATGAGCACAGAACCGCTTCAGTTCCTCCGCACCACCGCGCCCGCCCTGTTCAAGAAGGGCATCGAGGCGCTCGAAGCCAAGGCCAGCGCCGGCGACGCGCGCGCCACCAAGACGCTCGAGGCCGTACGGTCCGTGACGGGCGCGGCCTTCTTCGTGGCGGACGGCGCGGGCGAGGTCTACTTGGCCTCCAAGGCGGGTGAGGTCAGCGTGAGCGACAGCGCGCCAGACGGAATCCCCATCAAGTTTGCGGTCGGCTTCCCGGCCGAAGCCGCCGAGATGGTTCTGGGCGAGGCTGCCAGCGAGGGGGCCATCGACGACCCCCGTGTCGCGATGGGCGTCGCCCAGATCCCCAACCCGGACCTGGACGCCATGCTGGCGGGCAAGACGCTCACCTGCCACCTCATCATCGAGGACGTGCCGGACCTGGGCAACGTCACGGTTCGTATCGGCCTCAACGTGAACGAGCCGCCCGCCACTCCCGGCTTCACGGCTACGCTGAAGTACACGGACCTCGAAGACCTGCGAGAAGGCGACATCAACGCCCAGCAGCTCTTCATGGGCGGCAAGCTGCGCATGGCGGGCGACTACTCCGTGGCGCTGCAGGTGGCCATGGGCATGATGGCCAAGGCGCAGCAGCGCTGA
- a CDS encoding cyclic nucleotide-binding domain-containing protein gives MTPEAHTTAEAAAPEADSVLRALAKIHLFDGIAERGLARIAAIAQEESYKMGQVIFKEGETGGSLYLILEGKVRISREVSGMGEEALAVLKEGDAFGEMALIDAVPRSADARVHESCRLLVISKDALEDLLFLHKELAYEILWNFVKTLSARLRETNDKMTFLSVTGKF, from the coding sequence ATGACACCCGAGGCCCACACGACCGCCGAGGCGGCTGCCCCCGAGGCCGACTCCGTGCTCCGCGCGCTCGCCAAGATCCATCTTTTCGACGGCATCGCCGAGCGAGGGCTCGCGCGCATCGCGGCCATCGCCCAGGAGGAGTCGTACAAGATGGGACAGGTCATCTTCAAGGAGGGTGAGACTGGCGGGTCGCTGTACCTGATCCTGGAGGGCAAGGTGCGCATCTCCCGCGAAGTCAGCGGCATGGGCGAAGAAGCGCTGGCCGTGCTCAAGGAAGGGGACGCGTTCGGCGAGATGGCGCTGATCGATGCGGTGCCGCGCAGCGCCGACGCGCGCGTCCACGAGAGCTGCCGCCTGCTGGTGATCTCCAAGGACGCGCTCGAAGACCTCCTGTTTCTGCACAAGGAGCTCGCCTACGAGATCCTCTGGAACTTCGTGAAGACGCTCTCCGCGCGCTTGCGCGAGACGAACGACAAAATGACCTTCCTCTCGGTGACCGGAAAGTTCTGA
- a CDS encoding sigma-54-dependent Fis family transcriptional regulator, which yields MATLRVDDRSLLDWVNRATFSNPFSEERERADRVIAAGHEVQQDGAAMTPIRDVEERVSACLARVLPAGRVLSEFAQADQERLEHALLFHVFHASVPELDALITRQTGNPKPIGFPAGAEILGALTSRGVSPERARRALALFYQMRRAFVFISSGLVGAAPSLRQLRESLWAHVFTHDVRRYERFLWNRMEDFSTLLEGETGSGKGAAAAALGRSGFIAWDDARGRFEASYEALFIAVNLSELSPALVESELFGHRKGAFTGAVDSHEGLFARCPPHGVVFLDELAEVSPALQVKLLRVLQERSFTPVGDRTPQRFVGRVVAATNAEIDALRAEGRFRDDLFYRLCSDRVRVPSLRARLAEDPDELSRLVDTVITKIVGAATPALTSEVSTAIARDLPSDYRWPGNVRELEQCVRRVLLTGAAGPLSPTRADVPNVPEWLTAAAAGSLDARGLLAAYCGMLRARLGSFEEVARVTGLDRRTVKKYVDAATRE from the coding sequence ATGGCCACCCTCCGCGTGGACGACCGCTCCCTGCTCGACTGGGTCAACCGCGCAACGTTCAGCAACCCGTTCTCCGAGGAGCGTGAGCGGGCCGACCGCGTCATCGCTGCGGGTCACGAGGTCCAGCAGGACGGGGCCGCGATGACGCCGATCCGCGACGTGGAGGAGCGCGTGTCGGCGTGCCTCGCGCGCGTCCTGCCCGCTGGGCGCGTGCTCTCCGAGTTCGCGCAAGCGGACCAGGAGCGCCTCGAGCATGCGCTGCTGTTCCACGTGTTCCACGCCTCCGTGCCCGAACTGGACGCCCTGATCACCCGGCAGACCGGGAACCCGAAACCCATTGGCTTCCCAGCGGGCGCCGAGATCCTGGGCGCGCTCACCTCGCGGGGCGTCAGCCCCGAGCGCGCTCGCAGGGCCCTCGCCCTGTTCTATCAGATGCGACGTGCCTTCGTATTCATCAGCTCGGGGCTGGTGGGCGCGGCGCCGTCCTTGCGGCAGCTGCGTGAATCCCTGTGGGCGCACGTGTTCACGCACGACGTCCGGCGCTACGAGCGCTTCCTGTGGAACCGCATGGAGGACTTCTCGACGCTCCTCGAGGGTGAGACTGGGAGCGGAAAGGGGGCGGCCGCCGCGGCCCTCGGGCGCTCGGGCTTCATCGCATGGGACGACGCGCGAGGGCGCTTCGAGGCTTCGTACGAAGCGTTGTTCATCGCCGTCAACTTGAGCGAGCTGAGCCCCGCGTTGGTCGAGTCCGAGCTCTTCGGACACCGCAAGGGGGCCTTCACGGGCGCCGTGGACAGCCACGAGGGGCTGTTCGCGCGCTGCCCACCACATGGCGTGGTCTTCCTCGACGAGCTGGCCGAGGTCAGCCCTGCGCTGCAGGTCAAGCTGCTGCGGGTCCTGCAGGAGCGCAGCTTCACGCCCGTCGGCGACCGCACGCCCCAGCGCTTCGTGGGGCGCGTCGTCGCTGCAACCAACGCCGAGATCGACGCGCTCCGGGCGGAAGGACGCTTCCGGGACGACCTCTTCTACCGTCTGTGCAGCGACCGCGTGCGCGTGCCGAGCCTCCGAGCGCGTCTCGCGGAGGACCCCGACGAGCTCAGCCGGCTGGTCGACACCGTGATCACCAAGATCGTGGGCGCTGCGACGCCCGCGCTGACGAGCGAGGTGTCGACTGCGATCGCGCGCGACCTGCCCTCGGACTACCGGTGGCCTGGGAACGTGCGCGAGCTCGAGCAGTGCGTCCGGCGCGTCCTCCTGACTGGTGCCGCAGGCCCGCTGTCGCCCACGCGTGCCGACGTGCCGAACGTCCCCGAGTGGCTCACGGCGGCGGCTGCTGGGAGCCTCGACGCGCGGGGGTTGCTCGCGGCCTATTGCGGCATGCTCCGCGCCCGCCTGGGGTCGTTCGAGGAGGTGGCGCGAGTCACGGGGCTCGACCGTCGGACGGTGAAGAAGTACGTCGACGCGGCCACACGGGAGTGA
- a CDS encoding gamma-glutamyltransferase has product MLHRWLLGGLGLLFGFWLVGGPQALGQGGSSDAGVPQAGGASARGTAAPHPSSASPRATGAPARRAAGTPPVGVPAAAGHYAHAAVASDRALASEAAVQVLREGGNAADAAAAALLALGVVNPSSSGFGGGGFALYYDNSPRARAASPDAADVSSRLTFIDFRERAPRAATPDMFVDAPPGGTGPISAASQLGGLASGVPGEPAGVVELVERFGRTSLASVAAPAIALAESGFEVDAAFADTAMRFRDQLWVDATLRRWFGPSGELHAGDRLVQPELARTLRAFARGGRGSVYGGPIGRAIVRANNARGGRMTLADLQDYQVVRRVPVSAVAFGHLWVSAPPPSAGGTTMLGSVRQLAALRPVFRTSQSALRHALLESWKGPFLDRERYFGDPDHVPVPLAQLLDPTRDAQRALRFHPFLALDPRVYDLPLAQPTGDTQQPDNAGTSHFCVVDEEGSVAAVTSTVNLPFGARYSAGGFVLNDQMDDFAREVGERNAYGLVGGVNNLPGPGRRPVSSMSPTILFDSASRPVLCVGASGGSRIVTATEQVALDVVLLGMSVEDAVAAPRVHHQADPNVFNTEMVAPLTEAELAALLARGHAHQPIRNIAIVQAIQLVHGADGGPPALHAASDGRKGGRPAGY; this is encoded by the coding sequence ATGCTCCATAGATGGTTGCTGGGTGGCCTCGGCCTCCTGTTCGGCTTCTGGCTGGTGGGGGGGCCGCAGGCGCTCGGGCAAGGCGGATCGTCCGATGCTGGTGTCCCCCAGGCGGGCGGCGCCTCCGCTCGAGGCACTGCCGCGCCTCACCCATCGAGCGCCAGCCCTCGAGCCACTGGTGCGCCGGCTCGCCGCGCCGCAGGCACGCCGCCCGTGGGCGTCCCAGCGGCCGCAGGTCACTACGCTCACGCCGCCGTCGCGAGTGATCGTGCGCTGGCCTCCGAGGCGGCCGTGCAGGTGCTGCGGGAGGGTGGAAACGCCGCCGACGCCGCGGCCGCCGCCCTGCTCGCGCTGGGGGTGGTGAACCCGTCCAGCTCCGGGTTCGGCGGTGGTGGCTTCGCGCTCTACTACGACAACTCACCGCGCGCTCGCGCTGCGTCCCCCGATGCTGCCGACGTCTCGTCCCGTCTGACGTTCATCGATTTTCGGGAACGGGCCCCCCGCGCCGCGACGCCGGACATGTTCGTCGACGCGCCACCGGGCGGCACGGGGCCGATCTCGGCCGCGTCGCAGCTCGGTGGCCTCGCCAGCGGCGTGCCCGGTGAGCCCGCAGGGGTCGTGGAGCTCGTGGAGCGGTTCGGTCGCACCAGCCTGGCTTCGGTGGCCGCGCCAGCCATCGCGTTGGCCGAGAGTGGCTTCGAGGTGGACGCGGCGTTCGCGGACACCGCCATGCGCTTCCGTGACCAGCTGTGGGTCGATGCGACGCTCCGGCGGTGGTTCGGACCGAGCGGGGAGCTGCATGCTGGCGACCGTCTCGTCCAGCCCGAGCTCGCGCGCACCCTGCGTGCCTTTGCGCGCGGTGGACGTGGCAGTGTCTATGGGGGTCCCATCGGGCGGGCGATCGTGCGCGCCAACAACGCGCGGGGTGGACGCATGACCCTCGCCGACCTCCAAGACTACCAGGTGGTGCGCCGTGTCCCGGTGAGCGCCGTCGCGTTCGGTCACCTGTGGGTCAGCGCACCTCCTCCCAGCGCGGGAGGCACGACCATGCTGGGCAGTGTCCGGCAGCTGGCGGCGCTCCGACCCGTGTTCCGCACGAGCCAGAGCGCGCTGCGGCACGCGTTGCTCGAGAGCTGGAAGGGCCCCTTCCTGGACCGCGAGCGCTACTTCGGCGACCCGGATCACGTGCCCGTCCCGCTCGCGCAGCTGCTCGACCCCACCCGCGATGCGCAGCGCGCGCTGCGCTTCCACCCATTCTTGGCGCTCGACCCACGTGTCTACGACCTGCCCCTCGCGCAACCGACCGGAGACACGCAGCAGCCCGACAACGCCGGCACCAGCCACTTCTGCGTGGTGGACGAAGAGGGCAGCGTCGCGGCCGTCACGAGCACGGTCAATCTGCCGTTCGGCGCACGCTACAGCGCTGGTGGCTTCGTGCTCAACGACCAGATGGACGACTTCGCGCGGGAGGTCGGGGAGCGCAATGCGTATGGCTTGGTGGGGGGGGTCAACAACCTCCCTGGGCCCGGGCGGCGCCCGGTCTCCTCGATGTCGCCCACCATCTTGTTCGACTCGGCCAGCCGGCCTGTGCTGTGCGTCGGCGCCTCGGGCGGTAGTCGCATCGTCACGGCGACGGAGCAGGTCGCGCTGGACGTGGTGCTCCTCGGCATGAGCGTGGAGGACGCGGTCGCCGCTCCGCGCGTGCATCATCAGGCCGATCCGAACGTGTTCAACACCGAGATGGTGGCCCCTCTGACCGAGGCCGAGCTCGCCGCCTTGCTGGCGCGGGGGCATGCCCATCAACCCATCCGCAACATCGCCATCGTGCAAGCCATCCAGCTGGTCCATGGCGCCGACGGCGGGCCCCCGGCCTTGCACGCAGCTTCCGACGGGCGCAAGGGAGGACGACCCGCTGGCTATTGA
- the mutY gene encoding A/G-specific adenine glycosylase, giving the protein MSAHDIAALRSALLSWYDSAKRDLPWRHRAHDPYAVWVSEVMLQQTRVDTVLPYYERFMARFPTTHDLAAATEDEVLAAFSGLGYYRRARLLHRGVQEVVSRYGGAVPADPRARLDLPGVGRYTAGALGSVCFGLEEPIVDGNVTRILTRIFGITSDTTEPATQRSLWERAQALVVGERPGDFNQAMMELGALVCSVKQPQCEVCPARTMCVAREQGMTQQLPCIPRKAPPRRVSLVAVVARRGERVAMLRSDEELFGGLYGLPTAERDDDAAAAAAGALQRAGVQARLNPAPIGEVQHVLSHRRLHVQVFVATHAHVAEGSRARLMGVDGNGVVNEADIGVARLTHKLLALSAADHATSAAPTPGRRSPRPRGRTRAAQ; this is encoded by the coding sequence GTGAGCGCGCACGACATCGCCGCCCTGCGCAGCGCCCTGCTGAGCTGGTACGACTCCGCCAAGCGCGACCTGCCATGGCGACATCGCGCCCACGATCCGTACGCCGTATGGGTATCGGAAGTGATGCTTCAGCAGACGCGCGTGGATACGGTGCTGCCCTACTACGAGCGGTTCATGGCGCGCTTCCCGACGACCCACGATCTGGCGGCCGCCACCGAGGACGAGGTGCTCGCTGCGTTCAGCGGGCTAGGCTACTACCGCCGCGCCAGGCTACTGCACCGAGGGGTGCAGGAGGTCGTGAGCCGCTATGGTGGTGCGGTGCCGGCCGACCCCCGAGCGCGCCTGGATCTACCAGGGGTCGGACGGTACACCGCAGGGGCGCTGGGAAGCGTCTGTTTCGGGCTCGAGGAGCCCATCGTGGACGGCAACGTCACGCGCATCCTGACGCGCATCTTTGGTATCACCTCCGACACAACGGAACCCGCGACGCAGCGCAGCCTCTGGGAGCGGGCGCAGGCCCTCGTGGTGGGCGAGCGCCCTGGCGACTTCAACCAAGCGATGATGGAGCTGGGTGCCCTCGTCTGCAGCGTGAAGCAGCCGCAGTGTGAGGTCTGTCCCGCCAGGACGATGTGTGTGGCACGCGAGCAAGGCATGACCCAGCAGCTGCCTTGCATCCCTCGCAAAGCGCCGCCTCGCCGCGTGTCCCTCGTGGCCGTCGTGGCGCGGCGGGGAGAGCGCGTGGCGATGCTGCGCAGCGACGAAGAGCTCTTCGGGGGCCTCTACGGGCTACCGACGGCGGAGCGTGACGACGACGCGGCTGCGGCTGCGGCCGGGGCGCTCCAGCGGGCGGGGGTCCAGGCGCGACTGAACCCGGCCCCCATCGGCGAGGTGCAACACGTGCTCAGCCACCGCCGGCTGCACGTGCAGGTCTTCGTGGCGACGCACGCGCACGTGGCAGAAGGCAGCCGCGCCCGCCTCATGGGAGTCGACGGCAACGGCGTGGTGAACGAAGCCGACATCGGGGTCGCCAGGCTGACGCACAAGCTGCTTGCGCTCAGCGCTGCAGACCACGCCACAAGCGCCGCCCCCACGCCAGGTAGGCGCTCACCACGACCACGTGGCCGAACACGCGCAGCGCAGTGA
- the sixA gene encoding phosphohistidine phosphatase SixA, with translation MRILLVRHGEAVPYDTTPVDERRWLTERGRAGVRAVAYALAEKGLRFTRVYTSPLVRAVQTAEILVQHVHPACDVPVLVHVPLSAEEGSPAQALAVLDSARPDDTVVLVTHMPKVSALAAQLSGGQRFSGFETGAACLITRQQGSAQVEFMIDPSRLD, from the coding sequence ATGCGCATCTTGCTGGTTCGTCATGGTGAGGCCGTGCCCTACGACACCACGCCCGTCGACGAGCGACGGTGGCTGACCGAGAGGGGTCGCGCGGGCGTCCGCGCCGTGGCCTACGCCCTGGCAGAGAAGGGCCTTCGGTTCACACGGGTGTACACCAGCCCCCTGGTGCGGGCCGTCCAGACCGCCGAGATCCTGGTGCAGCACGTCCATCCCGCTTGCGACGTTCCGGTCCTCGTGCACGTCCCGCTCTCCGCCGAGGAAGGCAGCCCCGCGCAAGCATTGGCGGTGCTCGACTCGGCACGCCCGGACGACACGGTGGTGCTGGTGACCCACATGCCCAAGGTCAGCGCGCTGGCGGCACAGCTGAGCGGGGGTCAGCGCTTCTCCGGCTTCGAGACTGGGGCGGCCTGTCTGATCACGCGGCAGCAGGGGTCTGCCCAGGTGGAGTTCATGATCGACCCATCGCGCCTGGACTGA
- a CDS encoding sigma-70 family RNA polymerase sigma factor — MRAAGSQGATVNESQQAASTANIKREAALKERELDAELVTRVQAGDRDAFRELFEKYHRRAFAVSLGVVKNKQDAMDVVQDAFIKVHHHIHTFQGSSSFYTWLYRIVMNLSIDHIRRVSRKKGVDYDDSISREGQVAGDGALLPTIQGSNPAKTLMRQELTEAIRAALDTLPEYHREVIILREVEGLSYEEMAEVLDVPKGTIMSRLFHARRKMQEQLADYLQGDLEVRE, encoded by the coding sequence ATGCGCGCCGCCGGTTCCCAGGGGGCCACGGTGAATGAATCGCAACAGGCAGCGTCCACAGCCAATATCAAACGGGAAGCTGCCCTGAAAGAACGGGAGCTCGACGCCGAGCTCGTCACCCGCGTGCAGGCGGGGGACCGCGACGCGTTCCGCGAGCTCTTCGAGAAGTACCACCGACGCGCTTTTGCGGTGTCGTTGGGCGTCGTGAAGAACAAACAGGACGCCATGGACGTCGTTCAGGACGCGTTCATCAAGGTCCACCACCACATCCACACGTTCCAGGGCTCGTCGAGCTTCTACACGTGGCTCTACCGCATCGTCATGAACCTCTCCATCGACCACATCCGCCGCGTCAGCCGCAAGAAGGGCGTCGACTACGACGACTCCATCTCGCGCGAGGGGCAGGTCGCGGGCGATGGCGCGCTGCTCCCGACCATCCAGGGCAGCAACCCGGCCAAGACCCTCATGCGCCAGGAGCTGACGGAGGCCATCCGAGCCGCGCTCGACACCCTGCCGGAGTACCACCGCGAGGTGATCATCCTGCGCGAAGTGGAGGGGCTGAGCTACGAGGAGATGGCCGAGGTGCTGGACGTCCCCAAGGGCACCATCATGAGCCGGCTGTTCCACGCGCGCCGCAAGATGCAGGAGCAGCTCGCGGACTATCTGCAGGGCGACCTCGAGGTCAGGGAGTGA
- a CDS encoding alpha/beta hydrolase encodes MAIPAHTIVQADGSTPTRSLLFLHGILGTRANWRGVARKLVDERPELAAVLVDLRGHGDSLGLPGAPTIAEAARDLVALEAVLAAPVRGVLGHSFGGKVAMQYASDRSDPLDALIVVDSSPGRERAPDAPATRSGATEPARVQETAQILRTLRDLSFPVASREAFVSAIEAAGLSRPIALWLAMNLRRTPAGERDFPLDLDEVEALLASYYDTDTWAAVERPRGRGQVHMIVGGRSSVLSAADVARIELATREHDGVHLHVVPEAGHWVHVDAPDALHELLLVATRSLGR; translated from the coding sequence GTGGCCATCCCTGCGCACACCATCGTCCAGGCCGACGGGAGCACACCCACCCGCAGCCTGCTCTTCCTGCACGGCATCCTGGGCACCCGCGCGAACTGGCGCGGCGTCGCGCGCAAGCTCGTGGACGAGCGTCCAGAGCTGGCTGCGGTGTTGGTGGACCTGCGGGGCCATGGCGACTCGCTCGGCCTGCCGGGGGCGCCCACCATCGCCGAAGCAGCCCGTGACCTGGTGGCGCTCGAGGCCGTCCTCGCCGCACCGGTGCGCGGGGTGCTGGGGCACAGCTTTGGCGGGAAGGTCGCGATGCAGTACGCCAGCGACCGCAGTGACCCGCTGGACGCGCTGATCGTCGTCGACTCGTCGCCCGGCCGGGAGCGCGCCCCAGACGCACCTGCAACCCGGAGCGGCGCAACTGAGCCAGCGCGGGTGCAAGAGACGGCGCAGATCCTCCGTACCCTGCGGGACCTCTCCTTCCCAGTGGCGAGCCGTGAGGCGTTCGTCTCGGCCATCGAGGCCGCGGGCCTGAGTCGACCCATCGCGCTCTGGCTCGCCATGAACCTGCGCCGCACCCCAGCTGGGGAGCGTGACTTCCCGTTGGACCTCGACGAGGTCGAGGCGCTGCTGGCGAGCTACTACGACACGGACACGTGGGCTGCGGTCGAGCGACCGCGTGGGCGCGGCCAGGTCCACATGATCGTGGGCGGGCGCTCCTCCGTGCTCAGCGCAGCCGACGTAGCGCGCATCGAGCTCGCAACACGGGAGCACGACGGGGTCCACCTGCACGTCGTTCCCGAGGCAGGTCACTGGGTGCACGTCGACGCCCCCGACGCGCTGCATGAGCTCCTGCTCGTTGCCACGCGCAGCCTGGGTCGCTGA
- a CDS encoding protein kinase gives MALALSSARRDADELTTGLLAQAGARTVAELQRFFEPTEALLATAHEWASEGALDVHDVSALNARFLPLLRHSPSVSSMLVATESGDEYMLLVHLDGRFENRLVRIADPELGVRRNQRIYYDASGNEVSRRIEETPYDPRERPWFRGALSRPDVVHWTEPYTFQTTREPGITVSRAANSPREPTVVAFDITLLDLSRFTSAIRIKERGWVAVTLDHHVIGLPGPLDADAIAQRFAAGLPTPEALHITALAELAGAPVDEGPVSLDDDTFVGVTRQFPLGGSRTLNVLSALAREDVLASVHQQRNGLLAVVGLALVVALLVSLRLSRSVSNLRKPASLEGSQVGQYKLEARLGEGGMGTVYRASHAMLRRPTAVKLLREDRRRAKDLARFEREVQLTAQLTHPNTIAIYDYGLTPEGAFYYAMEHVEGVTLQALISAVGPLPAARVIHILQQVLGSLAEAHDVGLIHRDIKPANIMLCERGGVADVVKVLDFGLVKRLSPRDSEKDLSGTDNFAGTPLYLAPESVTNPKQLDARSDLYSVAAVGYFLLTATPVFQGKTAVDTITQHLKAAPESPSSRLGRPVAADLERVLLAALAKNPEDRPENAREFALMLDTCADAHVWRTQDSRTWWRTHGAIVSEVVLSEAHTEVSQPPEAMTVDMTRRSLRSDPDD, from the coding sequence ATGGCGCTCGCGCTCTCGAGCGCACGGCGCGACGCGGACGAGCTCACCACGGGTCTCTTGGCCCAGGCGGGCGCGCGCACCGTCGCGGAGCTGCAGCGCTTCTTCGAGCCCACCGAGGCGCTGCTCGCCACCGCCCACGAGTGGGCCTCCGAGGGCGCCCTCGACGTGCACGACGTGAGCGCGCTGAACGCGCGATTCCTGCCGCTCCTACGGCACTCGCCCTCCGTTTCGTCCATGCTCGTCGCGACCGAGAGCGGCGACGAGTACATGTTGCTGGTGCACCTCGACGGTCGCTTCGAGAACCGTCTGGTGCGCATCGCCGACCCGGAGTTGGGGGTACGTCGCAACCAACGCATCTACTACGACGCCAGCGGCAACGAGGTGAGCCGCCGTATCGAGGAGACGCCCTACGACCCTCGTGAGCGACCGTGGTTCCGAGGCGCGCTCTCGCGCCCCGACGTCGTCCACTGGACCGAGCCCTACACGTTCCAGACCACCCGCGAACCCGGCATCACCGTCAGCCGCGCTGCCAACTCGCCCCGGGAGCCCACGGTGGTCGCGTTCGACATCACCCTCCTCGACCTCAGCCGGTTCACGTCCGCCATCCGCATCAAGGAACGCGGCTGGGTGGCCGTCACGCTCGACCACCACGTCATCGGCCTCCCGGGACCCCTCGACGCGGACGCCATCGCGCAGCGCTTCGCAGCGGGCCTACCGACCCCCGAGGCCTTGCACATCACGGCGCTGGCGGAGCTGGCGGGGGCGCCCGTCGACGAAGGTCCCGTGTCCTTGGACGACGATACGTTCGTGGGCGTGACCCGCCAGTTCCCGCTCGGCGGATCGCGCACCTTGAACGTCCTCTCGGCGCTCGCGCGGGAGGATGTGCTGGCCAGCGTGCATCAGCAGCGCAATGGCCTCTTGGCCGTCGTGGGGCTGGCGCTGGTGGTGGCCTTGCTCGTGTCGCTGCGCCTGTCGCGGTCGGTCTCCAACCTCCGCAAGCCCGCGAGCCTCGAGGGCTCGCAGGTAGGGCAGTACAAACTCGAGGCCCGCCTCGGCGAGGGAGGCATGGGCACGGTCTACCGCGCCAGTCACGCCATGCTGCGGCGCCCCACGGCGGTGAAGCTGCTCCGTGAAGACCGCCGCCGCGCGAAGGACCTCGCCCGCTTCGAGCGCGAGGTGCAGCTCACGGCACAGCTGACGCACCCCAACACCATCGCCATCTACGACTACGGGCTCACCCCCGAGGGCGCCTTCTACTACGCCATGGAGCACGTCGAAGGGGTCACGCTGCAGGCGCTCATCAGCGCGGTGGGGCCACTCCCTGCAGCCCGCGTCATCCACATCCTCCAGCAGGTGCTCGGTTCCCTCGCCGAAGCGCACGACGTCGGCTTGATCCATCGGGACATCAAGCCAGCCAACATCATGCTGTGCGAGCGCGGCGGCGTGGCGGACGTGGTCAAGGTGCTCGACTTCGGGTTGGTCAAGCGCCTCTCGCCCCGCGACTCGGAGAAGGACCTCTCGGGCACGGACAACTTCGCCGGCACGCCGCTGTACCTGGCGCCCGAATCAGTCACCAACCCCAAACAGCTCGACGCCCGCAGCGACCTGTACTCGGTCGCCGCCGTGGGCTACTTCTTGTTGACGGCGACGCCCGTGTTCCAGGGCAAGACGGCGGTCGACACCATCACCCAGCACCTCAAGGCGGCCCCCGAGTCGCCCTCCTCCCGCCTGGGTCGACCCGTCGCGGCGGACCTCGAGCGGGTGCTCTTGGCGGCGCTCGCGAAGAACCCGGAGGACCGCCCCGAAAACGCACGGGAATTCGCGCTCATGCTCGACACCTGCGCGGACGCCCACGTCTGGCGCACCCAGGACTCACGCACGTGGTGGCGCACGCACGGGGCCATCGTCAGCGAGGTGGTCCTGAGCGAAGCGCACACCGAGGTGAGTCAGCCCCCCGAGGCCATGACGGTCGACATGACCCGTCGGAGCCTCCGCAGCGACCCGGACGACTGA